Proteins encoded within one genomic window of Mya arenaria isolate MELC-2E11 chromosome 13, ASM2691426v1:
- the LOC128213979 gene encoding uncharacterized protein LOC128213979 codes for MDRGSMQQLSLRLSRVLEHIGVNRYIRTRRRRTWLMKETLDRIRNEFHGYNITEYTFGSQTEGTTTLGMKSDIDTLICKNDWPVILDWSEWIQGMVNLLVVKNEQSPPQHCWLQYVRPDLPLPVTEVITSDMVDSEGRVLKTNTQIELQEVWRLNSESGEVVQHGPSRSWDEMIDYIIAFHCTSLPEECKFLFCRPRPGHWPRPDTLATARQTGVFLVPQGYTEDPSRPVKCQSTTLHVPIENMYYPLYKREWRFSTSIMERLLVFDMNIIQHKVYVFLKMLRKSIIKQVVDDRFSTFHIKTAILFTIETYPPNIWSEDNLVQCVIYCLTTLLRWLKIRLCPHYTISGVNLFTGKLFKHEQYKLHTMITEIIYSHFQCLYTIEMDNLGRRMSSVISPQNIGVYTRCTLNQVQMYGLYQWWAIQVINGHKVLLINDKNNLYQSLIEHFETLNFLKNNGTEIEQEAASLCIPSVCGALASIQASRCIYQGQPITHNILHLYQLSFDSDLLSSRLKFASMLYCSGQYEAAANCLTFCEGLLGPAVWQCCACSGRQGTPQDYEFREKTVNTPFKDMLRKYTALHVIFTKHDIHCVPRHLMYEMFRTVRDEDRQQRHPAFDYKWMDKIVIDNVPFLHYLQYLTHTQLNQPERKLRALNNLYFYISSRHHGGHKDTAWNMLGHCYELENELDQAWFCYTKSLQLYPRNNAANWHVLRIMNQH; via the coding sequence ATGGACAGAGGGAGTATGCAGCAGCTGTCCCTGCGTCTGTCCCGGGTGTTGGAGCACATTGGGGTCAACAGGTACATACGCACCAGGAGGAGGAGAACATGGCTGATGAAGGAGACACTAGATAGGATCAGAAATGAGTTTCATGGTTACAACATCACTGAGTATACCTTTGGTAGCCAGACAGAGGGGACCACCACACTAGGGATGAAGTCAGATATAGACACATTGATATGTAAAAATGACTGGCCAGTAATACTTGACTGGAGTGAATGGATCCAGGGAATGGTGAATCTTCTTGTGGTAAAGAATGAACAATCTCCGCCCCAACATTGCTGGCTTCAGTATGTGAGACCTGACCTCCCATTACCAGTGACAGAGGTGATCACTAGTGACATGGTGGATAGTGAGGGCAGAGTGCTGAAAACCAACACTCAAATTGAGCTTCAAGAAGTCTGGAGACTAAACAGTGAGTCTGGAGAGGTGGTCCAACATGGTCCGTCAAGAAGCTGGGATGAAATGATTGATTATATAATTGCATTTCACTGTACCAGCCTTCCTGAAGAGTGCAAGTTCCTGTTCTGTAGGCCACGCCCTGGTCACTGGCCCAGACCTGACACACTGGCCACGGCAAGGCAGACTGGCGTGTTCCTGGTTCCACAAGGATACACTGAGGATCCTTCTAGACCGGTCAAGTGCCAATCCACAACATTACATGTTCCTATAGAAAACATGTACTATCCTCTTTATAAGCGGGAGTGGAGGTTTTCAACTTCAATCATGGAGAGACTTCTTGtatttgatatgaatataatacaGCATAAGGTGTATGTATTTCTGAAAATGCTTagaaaatcaataataaagcaGGTTGTTGATGATCGTTTCAGCACATTTCACATAAAGACTGCAATTCTGTTTACAATAGAGACATATCCACCAAACATTTGGAGTGAAGACAACCTTGTACAGTGTGTGATCTACTGCCTGACCACACTTCTCAGATGGCTGAAGATCAGGTTGTGTCCACACTACACCATCTCAGGGGTGAATCTGTTCACTGGAAAGCTGTTCAAACATGAACAGTACAAACTGCATACCATGATAACAGAaatcatttacagccatttccaGTGCCTATATACAATTGAAATGGATAATCTGGGGAGGAGAATGTCATCTGTTATTTCACCCCAAAATATTGGGGTTTATACAAGGTGCACACTCAATCAAGTCCAAATGTATGGATTGTACCAATGGTGGGCAATACAGGTAATCAATGGACATAAAGTTTTACTTATCAATGACAAGAACAACTTATATCAATCTTTGATAGAACATTTTGAGACATTgaattttttaaagaacaatggAACTGAAATAGAACAAGAGGCAGCTTCCTTGTGCATACCATCAGTGTGTGGAGCCCTTGCCTCCATCCAAGCTTCCAGGTGTATCTACCAAGGTCAACCCATCACACACAACATTCTCCACCTGTACCAACTGTCCTTTGACTCGGATCTGCTGTCCAGCAGACTGAAGTTTGCCTCCATGTTGTACTGCAGTGGGCAGTATGAGGCAGCAGCAAACTGCCTGACCTTCTGTGAGGGACTGCTGGGGCCTGCAGTGTGGCAATGTTGTGCCTGTAGTGGAAGACAGGGAACACCACAAGACTATGAGTTCAGGGAAAAGACTGTAAACACACCATTCAAGGATATGCTACGGAAGTATACAGCCTTACATGTTATTTTCACTAAACATGATATCCATTGTGTTCCACGACATCTAATGTATGAAATGTTCAGAACAGTAAGAGATGAGGACCGGCAACAGAGACATCCAGCATTTGATTACAAATGGATGGACAAGATTGTGATTGACAATGTCCCATTTCTCCACTACCTACAGTACCTAACACACACACAACTAAACCAACCTGAAAGAAAATTGCGGGCACTGAACAACCTTTATTTCTACATATCTTCAAGACATCACGGTGGTCATAAAGACACAGCCTGGAACATGCTGGGACACTGTTATGAACTGGAGAACGAGCTGGACCAGGCCTGGTTCTGCTACACCAAGTCACTGCAGCTTTACCCTAGAAACAATGCAGCCAACTGGCATGTACTTAGGATCATGAATCAACACTAA
- the LOC128213980 gene encoding uncharacterized protein LOC128213980, whose product MGCYQSCCCPGDPAALPEGQKLCRTLFCSSKLPIMNQRRSKVSGCSYMDNGFLVIVDANNHRVKLYDQDLKCCSFVDLEFRPYDVCSIGSQLFVTLPKHRSVQKLSVTFPFVFVKRKLRKKSTFKTEAECRGIVGYQNDLIASVRYSTLTNSETTESSWQIHILSTNGTVKRRFANNAEGSPLIHDARYICLTHDNKEIIISEAEDNGVKCLNIETGEITFNQHMEDPKGITCDKNSNIYVLGKQGSIRWILADRQCVKILLNGTKHVKYSNALTYFQGTHTLALPRNENKIDLYRVKNSIHDH is encoded by the coding sequence ATGGGATGCTACCAATCCTGTTGTTGTCCTGGTGATCCTGCAGCACTACCGGAGGGCCAGAAACTGTGTAGAACGCTTTTCTGCAGTTCCAAACTACCAATTATGAACCAGAGGAGGAGCAAGGTCTCGGGTTGCAGTTACATGGACAATGGGTTTCTAGTCATTGTTGATGCTAACAACCACAGGGTTAAACTGTACGATCAGGACCTAAAATGTTGCTCATTTGTGGATTTGGAATTCAGGCCTTACGATGTATGCTCCATTGGAAGTCAACTGTTTGTGACGTTACCGAAACATCGAAGTGTGCAAAAGCTTAGTGTGACCTTTCCGTTTGTGTTTGTGAAGAGAAAACTTAGAAAGAAATCCACATTTAAGACTGAAGCTGAGTGTCGTGGTATTGTCGGATATCAAAATGATCTCATTGCTAGTGTAAGGTACTCTACACTAACAAATTCTGAAACCACAGAATCTTCTTGGCAGATTCATATTTTGTCTACCAATGGTACAGTCAAAAGACGTTTTGCAAACAATGCAGAAGGATCGCCTTTAATCCACGATGCAAGGTACATTTGTCTGACTCATGATAATAAAGAAATCATCATATCTGAGGCTGAGGACAATGGAGTCAAATGTCTAAATATAGAAACAGGGGAAATCACCTTCAACCAACATATGGAGGACCCAAAAGGAATCACTTGTgataaaaatagcaacatctaTGTTTTGGGGAAACAGGGTTCCATAAGATGGATACTTGCTGATAGACAGTGTGTGAAAATACTTCTAAATGGAACTAAGCATGTGAAATACTCAAATGCCCTTACATATTTTCAAGGAACACATACGCTAGCTCTTCCGAGAAATGAAAACAAGATTGACTTGTACAGGGTAAAAAATTCTATACATGACCATTGA